The Labrenzia sp. CE80 genome window below encodes:
- the fabB gene encoding beta-ketoacyl-ACP synthase I yields the protein MRRVVVTGMGIVSSIGNNTQEVLASLRDGKSGISFAPDYAEHGFRSQVHGMPNIDIPSLVDKRNLRFMGDGAAYNFIAMEQAIADSGLEDTDVSNERTGLIMGSGGPSTKNLFQAHKIVIEKGAPKRMGPFMVTRGMSSTNSACLATPFKIKGINYSITSACSTSAHCIGAATEQIQFGKQDVMFAGGGEELDWTLSCLFDAMGAMSSKYNDTPQTASRAYDATRDGFVIAGGGGVVVLEELEHAKARGAKIYAEVTGYAANSDGYDMVAPSGEGGERCMRLATSTLGDRKVDYINSHGTSTPVGDIGEIQAIRRVFGEKQPPVSSTKSLTGHSLGATGVQEAIYCLLMLENDFITASANITELDPELKEGEIATKRIDDAGLDTVLSNSFGFGGTNASLAMSRFHG from the coding sequence ATGAGGCGGGTGGTTGTCACCGGAATGGGTATTGTGTCGTCGATCGGCAACAACACCCAGGAAGTTCTTGCAAGCCTTCGCGACGGCAAGTCGGGCATCAGTTTTGCACCAGACTACGCAGAACACGGCTTCCGCAGTCAGGTCCATGGCATGCCGAACATTGACATTCCGTCGCTCGTTGACAAGCGGAACCTCCGCTTCATGGGCGATGGCGCGGCTTACAACTTCATTGCCATGGAACAGGCAATCGCCGACAGCGGTCTTGAAGACACCGACGTCTCGAACGAGCGGACGGGTCTGATTATGGGGTCAGGTGGTCCATCGACGAAAAATCTCTTTCAGGCGCACAAGATCGTCATCGAAAAGGGCGCGCCCAAGCGCATGGGCCCATTCATGGTGACCCGCGGCATGAGCTCGACCAACTCGGCCTGCCTTGCGACACCCTTCAAGATCAAGGGCATCAACTATTCGATCACGTCGGCCTGTTCGACGTCAGCGCACTGCATTGGAGCTGCCACCGAACAGATCCAGTTTGGCAAGCAGGATGTCATGTTCGCCGGTGGTGGCGAGGAACTGGACTGGACGCTGTCCTGTCTGTTTGACGCCATGGGTGCCATGTCTTCCAAATACAACGACACACCCCAAACGGCCTCCCGCGCCTATGACGCAACCCGCGACGGTTTCGTCATCGCCGGTGGCGGCGGAGTTGTGGTTCTTGAGGAACTGGAACATGCCAAGGCCCGTGGCGCGAAGATCTATGCGGAAGTGACTGGCTACGCCGCCAATTCTGACGGCTACGACATGGTTGCGCCGTCGGGTGAAGGCGGTGAGCGCTGCATGCGTTTGGCAACGTCCACCTTGGGCGACCGCAAGGTCGACTATATCAACTCTCATGGCACGTCCACGCCTGTCGGCGACATCGGCGAGATCCAGGCCATCCGCCGCGTTTTCGGTGAGAAACAGCCTCCGGTGTCCTCGACCAAGTCTCTCACAGGCCATAGCCTGGGCGCGACAGGTGTTCAGGAAGCCATTTACTGCCTGTTGATGCTGGAAAACGATTTCATCACTGCATCAGCAAATATCACTGAACTTGATCCTGAGCTGAAGGAAGGCGAGATCGCCACCAAGCGCATCGACGACGCTGGCCTTGATACGGTTCTATCCAACAGCTTCGGCTTCGGCGGCACCAATGCGTCGCTGGCCATGTCGCGCTTCCACGGCTAA
- the fabA gene encoding 3-hydroxyacyl-[acyl-carrier-protein] dehydratase FabA: MTERRSSYEYEDLLACARGELFGPGNAQLPLPPMLMFDRITEISETGGEFDKGFIRAEFDIKPDLWFFPCHFQGNPVMPGCLGLDAMWQLTGFFLGWLGLEGKGMALSTGEVKFKGMVTPEVKKVEYGIDFKRIMKGRLVLGIADGWLKADGQPIYKATDLRVGLAKG; this comes from the coding sequence ATGACCGAGCGGCGATCCAGCTACGAATACGAAGACCTTCTTGCTTGCGCACGTGGCGAGCTATTTGGACCCGGCAACGCACAACTGCCGCTGCCCCCCATGTTGATGTTCGACCGGATCACGGAGATCTCCGAAACCGGCGGCGAGTTCGACAAGGGCTTCATTCGCGCTGAATTCGATATCAAGCCGGACCTCTGGTTTTTCCCCTGCCACTTTCAGGGCAATCCAGTAATGCCAGGCTGCCTCGGTCTCGACGCCATGTGGCAGCTCACCGGCTTTTTCCTCGGTTGGCTGGGTCTTGAAGGAAAAGGTATGGCGCTTTCGACCGGCGAAGTGAAGTTCAAAGGCATGGTCACACCGGAAGTCAAAAAGGTCGAATATGGGATCGACTTCAAGCGGATCATGAAGGGTCGTCTTGTACTGGGTATCGCCGATGGTTGGCTGAAAGCCGACGGACAGCCCATCTACAAGGCAACCGATCTGCGCGTCGGTCTTGCCAAGGGCTAA
- the irrA gene encoding iron response transcriptional regulator IrrA, with the protein MTDTMQTHHAEHNVTDMLRSAGLRPTRQRVSLAEILYSKGDRHISAELLHEEAVDADVPVSLATVYNTLHQFTEAGLLREVAIDGNKTYFDTNVSDHHHFFIEGENKVIDIPGEGVGIGRIPQAPDGMEVVRVDVIVRVRQKD; encoded by the coding sequence ATGACCGACACGATGCAAACACATCATGCCGAACACAATGTGACTGACATGCTCCGGAGCGCAGGTTTGCGCCCAACGAGGCAGCGTGTCTCACTTGCCGAGATCCTTTATTCCAAGGGCGACCGGCATATTTCAGCTGAATTGCTGCATGAAGAAGCCGTTGATGCTGATGTTCCCGTGTCTCTGGCCACGGTCTACAACACGCTGCATCAGTTCACGGAAGCCGGTCTTTTGCGAGAAGTCGCGATTGATGGCAACAAGACCTACTTCGACACCAACGTCTCGGATCACCATCACTTTTTCATCGAAGGCGAAAACAAGGTCATCGATATTCCAGGTGAAGGCGTCGGCATCGGCCGCATTCCGCAGGCACCGGATGGGATGGAAGTTGTTCGCGTTGATGTGATCGTCCGGGTTCGTCAGAAAGACTAG
- a CDS encoding GNAT family N-acetyltransferase, whose amino-acid sequence MNVPKATQRLDFREANEADAAFFLKLMNEPDYHRYIGDRQISDLTKAEAYVREKLIQSYRSNGFGLWLVTRLSDGEPLGICGIVERDGFDGPDLGYAFLAEHGGSGFAREAAHAVQRHAERELGLTQLLAIVTPDNSRSIKLLQKLGFTRSNEMVFPGTDDLVDIYCWNAALD is encoded by the coding sequence ATGAATGTTCCGAAAGCAACGCAGCGCTTGGACTTTCGTGAGGCGAATGAGGCCGACGCCGCGTTCTTTCTGAAGCTGATGAACGAGCCGGACTATCACCGCTACATCGGCGACAGGCAGATCTCGGACCTCACAAAAGCTGAGGCTTATGTCCGTGAGAAGTTGATCCAGAGCTATCGAAGCAATGGTTTCGGGCTCTGGTTGGTGACCAGGCTGAGCGATGGTGAGCCGCTAGGAATTTGCGGCATCGTGGAGCGCGACGGATTTGATGGTCCGGATCTCGGCTATGCTTTTCTCGCAGAACACGGCGGATCAGGTTTTGCGCGAGAAGCAGCTCATGCTGTACAGAGGCATGCGGAACGCGAACTCGGGTTGACGCAGCTTCTCGCCATCGTCACGCCCGACAACAGCCGGTCCATCAAATTGCTGCAAAAGCTTGGATTTACGCGATCAAACGAAATGGTTTTTCCAGGAACGGACGATCTCGTTGATATCTATTGCTGGAACGCTGCGCTCGACTAG
- the nth gene encoding endonuclease III, with the protein MADSKIPKRRATSSTTATKKKTAPKRKAPSVDNPGKVLKRSRYTKAETYAIFQRFHADNPEPEGELDYVNAYTLLVAVVLSAQATDVGVNRATKHLFQIADTPEKMVELGEDKVREEIRTIGLYKTKAKNVILLSQQLLRDHGGEVPDDREELEKLPGVGRKTANVVLNIFFGQPTIAVDTHLFRLGNRIGIAPGKTPLDVEKAMERIIPPEFSLHAHHWLILHGRYICKARKPECKRCLIYDLCKSPEKEPYDAIPEIALRTAALVAAGKTRLDAE; encoded by the coding sequence ATGGCAGATTCAAAGATCCCAAAGCGTCGCGCCACGTCCTCAACGACTGCGACAAAGAAAAAGACTGCGCCCAAACGGAAAGCGCCGTCCGTCGACAATCCGGGCAAGGTGTTGAAGCGGTCCCGCTATACCAAGGCAGAGACCTACGCGATCTTTCAAAGATTTCACGCAGATAACCCCGAGCCCGAGGGTGAACTAGATTATGTGAACGCCTACACATTGCTTGTGGCCGTGGTCTTGTCCGCACAGGCGACGGATGTCGGCGTTAACCGCGCAACAAAACATCTGTTTCAGATCGCCGACACTCCGGAAAAGATGGTCGAGCTTGGCGAAGACAAGGTTCGCGAGGAAATCCGTACGATTGGCCTTTACAAAACCAAGGCCAAAAACGTCATCCTCCTTTCGCAGCAGCTGCTCCGTGATCACGGCGGCGAAGTGCCCGATGACCGTGAAGAACTGGAGAAGCTGCCTGGCGTCGGCCGCAAGACGGCGAATGTGGTGCTCAACATCTTCTTCGGTCAGCCGACCATTGCGGTCGACACGCATCTGTTCAGGCTCGGCAACCGAATTGGCATCGCCCCGGGAAAGACGCCGCTAGATGTCGAGAAGGCCATGGAGCGGATCATTCCGCCGGAATTCAGCCTGCACGCGCACCATTGGCTGATCCTTCACGGCCGCTACATCTGCAAGGCGCGCAAGCCTGAATGTAAACGCTGTCTCATCTACGATCTCTGCAAGAGTCCCGAGAAGGAGCCCTATGACGCCATTCCGGAGATCGCCCTGCGTACAGCTGCGCTTGTCGCCGCCGGCAAAACCCGTCTGGATGCGGAATGA
- a CDS encoding DUF2244 domain-containing protein: MTADNPKPEPKNDAHSAEEPFFSAVLTPYRSLSPRGFMSFMLCVGAVSFISGIVFLAIGAWPVFGFFGLDVLLIWMAFRLNYASAKTYEEVAVSGHEIVVRKVGPGKRHQEFRFNPLWVRMSMTRLEDEGVTRLSLSSRGEHIDIGNFLNPEDRTSFAGAMANALATAKAGGI, from the coding sequence ATGACAGCCGACAATCCGAAACCCGAGCCCAAAAACGATGCTCACAGCGCTGAAGAGCCGTTCTTCTCGGCTGTGCTGACGCCTTATCGTTCGTTGAGTCCGCGCGGCTTCATGAGTTTCATGTTGTGTGTCGGCGCGGTGAGTTTCATCTCCGGAATTGTCTTTCTGGCGATCGGTGCCTGGCCGGTCTTCGGTTTCTTCGGCCTGGATGTCTTGCTCATCTGGATGGCGTTCAGGTTGAACTATGCGTCGGCAAAGACCTATGAGGAAGTTGCGGTTTCGGGGCATGAAATTGTCGTGCGAAAGGTCGGACCCGGAAAACGCCATCAGGAATTTCGCTTCAATCCCTTGTGGGTGCGCATGTCGATGACCCGCCTTGAAGATGAAGGCGTCACGCGGTTGTCCTTGAGTTCAAGAGGCGAACACATCGACATCGGAAATTTCCTGAATCCTGAAGATCGCACCAGTTTTGCCGGCGCCATGGCCAATGCCCTTGCCACCGCCAAGGCAGGTGGCATCTGA
- a CDS encoding MFS transporter: protein MIALPVLPKQGLHIVFLLVLGSTCTASLVPAMGYFIVEGLQQPPWKIGLYTGLVTPLTMLVNRRFGRLLDGSVPVRKLLGLSVGCYVLFAGLLASGPRFEVLVLAGAPMMAIANGATATTFTFGRLYANVHDINAGRFNALLRMGVSLAWMIGPALTFVLIAEIGFQKTYFLSAALGLVWLTSWYFLVPGGFTAPPKTRKDERAKSMDWALLLAALSCTMFALANVLFTTAAPLFFIKEAGLPGFTPGMTLSIKCFFEILVIFAAARLAERFGARQILLVAALLGVFAFGLMAQVTTVAEAAAYAALEGLYYGLFAGIAITYVQSFIPEEPGKATAIYMNSLFLGGMIGGVSMGFIADAFDFQMVVYAAGGVGALAFVLLILTKRTGRHVS from the coding sequence ATGATTGCCTTGCCTGTCCTGCCCAAGCAGGGCCTCCATATCGTGTTTCTTCTCGTCCTTGGCTCAACCTGCACCGCATCGCTTGTGCCGGCCATGGGCTACTTTATTGTCGAAGGCCTGCAACAGCCGCCCTGGAAAATCGGCCTCTACACTGGCTTGGTGACGCCACTTACAATGTTGGTCAACCGCCGGTTTGGACGGTTGCTCGACGGGTCCGTGCCGGTTCGAAAGCTGCTTGGCCTGTCTGTCGGCTGCTACGTTCTTTTTGCCGGTCTGCTGGCCAGCGGGCCGCGCTTTGAGGTCCTTGTTTTGGCGGGTGCGCCGATGATGGCGATTGCCAATGGCGCGACAGCGACAACCTTCACATTTGGCCGGCTATATGCAAACGTCCATGACATCAATGCAGGCCGCTTCAACGCATTGCTGCGTATGGGCGTTTCGCTCGCGTGGATGATCGGGCCAGCGCTGACCTTTGTCCTGATCGCCGAGATCGGTTTTCAAAAAACCTATTTTCTGTCGGCCGCTCTTGGCCTTGTCTGGCTGACAAGCTGGTATTTTCTGGTGCCGGGCGGTTTCACCGCGCCGCCCAAGACCCGCAAGGATGAGCGGGCCAAGAGCATGGATTGGGCGCTTTTGCTGGCAGCTCTCTCCTGCACCATGTTTGCACTGGCCAACGTTCTCTTCACCACCGCAGCGCCGCTCTTTTTCATCAAGGAAGCAGGCCTTCCGGGCTTCACACCGGGAATGACGCTTTCGATCAAATGCTTTTTCGAAATCCTGGTGATTTTCGCAGCCGCCCGGCTTGCGGAACGTTTTGGCGCGCGGCAAATCCTCCTGGTTGCCGCTCTTCTTGGCGTTTTTGCCTTCGGCCTTATGGCACAGGTCACGACAGTGGCGGAGGCAGCTGCTTATGCCGCCCTGGAAGGGCTTTACTACGGCCTCTTTGCCGGAATCGCCATTACCTACGTCCAGAGCTTCATTCCCGAAGAACCCGGCAAGGCGACCGCAATCTACATGAACAGCCTGTTCCTCGGCGGCATGATTGGTGGCGTTTCAATGGGCTTCATCGCCGACGCCTTCGATTTTCAGATGGTCGTATACGCAGCTGGCGGCGTCGGCGCACTTGCCTTCGTGCTTCTGATCCTGACTAAGAGGACGGGGCGACACGTTTCCTGA